gtagCAGAACCAAACACAGAGTAGTTTCTCTTTCACTGTAGCAACCCAGCACCTCCCACGTACTAGGCACACAACAGGTGCCCAATCAATGCTGAATGGATCAAATGAATTCCAGACCATCTGACTTCAAagccttgtttttctcttgtagCTCGTTACCTCCCACATGAAGATGAATTTATTGTGAGAAGCTCACAATTAACTGTCCACAAACATTCGTGTGTTTCTGGAGAGGCTTTGAAAACTCCTGTCCTACTGGGCCATTGCCCTACTTAAGGCTAATCAGCTCTTGTCATCTCTTAACTAGGAAGATTGCAACAGCTCTGGACTCAGTTattcattaaaagcaaaaaacaaaccaaaaatactcCAAATGTCTGATAGACCCTGCTTTTAGAGTCACTCTTCTTCCTTCTGGGTCTCCCCAGTGGTGGGGATGGTTTTGTCAAGCTTAATTTCGAAAGTTTGTAAATCTGTGCTGTCAAAACAATGTTGCtggtttttttcactttaaaaatatgaaattatcatCTTGACTTTTGAAACCACACACCCTTCCCTCAAAAATCAGAGGTGCTCCCGGCTGGAAATCACAGCCCTTccctgtctccctgcctccaggaTCCCAGTCTTTTCTCCGCCTGGCAGCCAGAGGGATGTCCATAAATCCTCTACCTGGTTAGATGGCATCCCAGCTTCAGATCCAACCCTCATAGCCCAGCTTGCCTGTAAGTCCTGCAGGGCAGAGCAGATCTCACCCTGCTCattgcctggcacagtgcctggcatgcagtagacATGAGTGAGCATCCGTGAGCAAACGAATGAACAGACATGCACGGCATGTGGGGTCTAGCTGTGGGCCTAAGAGCTGGCCCCTGGGTGGCAGGTGACTACTGCACATTCTTTCTTGCCCCGTCTCTGCTGCTCTCACCTTGTCCTGCTCCAGCACCAGCTCAAACTTCCCCAGGCTGCTTCCCTAAGTGGGGCTTGGCCTCTGCCTGGCTTCCCAAGCCAGGCTGCATGCTGCTCAGAAGCCCTTTCTCCCCCAGTCAGTTCCAAGGTCGGTCAGGAATCTACAGGTCAGTCCATAGTaagccccctgcccccactccatATGATCTCTCCCAGAGATTCCAACTCTAGGCACTCAAAGCTGTGTGCACCTTCCAGCACACTCACCCGGACCACCCTCCTTAGGGAGCCAAAGCCTTGCGTGCCCCACGTTGGCCCCGGGGCTCTGAGTTCCACGTCTCCTTCAGGCAGGACCATCTTCCGGCCCCGGAACTCCGGCTCTTCGTACAGCACCCAGCTGTGGACACAGAAACCCCAGCTCACAGGTGAGGAGGAGGATGTGCCAGGGTCTCTGGGGAGCTGATGGGTTTCTGCCAGGCTGGCCTGGCCACTCCTCACTGCCCTCCGCACCCCCAGCTTCACAGCCAGGATGCCCACTGGGCACTCCCCACTCACCAGCCTCGCACCACCCGTATGGAGGCTACGTGAGCCCAGCCCGTGGCGTCAGCAACGTCTTCCCAGACCTCCCTGCTGCCGCCTTGGCAGCCAGGCTCGGAGAAGAGGATCACCTGAGAAGGCACAAAAGGGGTCTCAGGCCCACCCCAGGCCCCCACCTTCTGCTGCCCTCACCCACTCAGCCCCACGCCCCTACCTTTCCAGGCCTGGTGTTCAGCTTGCCCTGGGTCTTTAAGGCTGGGCTCTGAAACGAAGGGGTTGGCAAGAAGTCTTATGGAGTCACCTCTTTGCTGTCTCCCCAAACCCTGCCATTCTGAGGACCCCACATCCTCCCTAAGGTGTGGCCCACAGAGGATACCACTcttgtccccaacccccaggggcCTCATCACCCTGTCCCAGGAGCTGGGCATTCatcactcccctcccccagcttccaGGATATCGGAGCCACCAAGCCCTTTGGAATCCTCAGGGCAAACCTCCCGCTGTCTGgatagggagactgaggcccagaaggatGGGGCCTGCACAGCCTCCTGCCCCAGAGACCCTGACTCTCACCCAGCACCATTCTCACACCACCCAGACCCTCCCTGGCCCACCCGAGGCCTCACTCACCCACCCCTCTGGGGACTGGGAATATGCGGGCCTCTCTGGCGGTGGCCTTTCACTGCAGAGCAGGGGCAACTGTCCTGGCACCTTCCTGAGCCCTGGTGCTCCATGGGGTGGCAGAGCAGATAGCTTTGTGCCCAGTGGTTCTGGGGCAGGGGCCTCCTTGGTGGCAGGCACCAGACTGCCAAAGAGAAGGCTGCCTCCGAGACGGGAAGCGGGCCTGCTGCCTGCCTgcagctccagccccagctctgggTGGGGGCCCTTGGCACCTGCTACGTGCTTCTTCATCATCTCCAGAGGCGAGCAAGaggcctggctgggcctggcGGGGCGCAGgtcccaggaggggctgggcccAGCCTTCTCCTGCCTGCGCTGGAGCTTCTCGTCATCACTCAGGTAGGGGTTCTCcggctcttcctcctcttcctcctcctccttctcttccagtGCAGGCACCTCCTGGGGCCCGGGGCCCAGCACCCAAGGCCCAGGCTGGTCCTCCTCTATGGCAGGCAGCGTGGCGTACATGGCCAGGTAGGAGGAGCGCGGGGCTCGTGGCAGCCGGTGGGTGCGGAGGATCTCAGGGGGCTCCATGCTCCGCAGGGTATCCAGGAAAATCTCTAGGTCAGCATCCAGGGCCACCTCATCCTCCTCCCTCGATGGCTCTGGACACATCTTGCCCTCAGTGGGGTCAGGCACGAGCTGGGGCTCCATGCTGGCCTCTGCTTCTGTGGCCACTGGGGCAGGGGTGCCTCCTGGGCTGGGGTACACTTTGTCCACTGaggaggatggggcagggagaACAGGAGGGTCCTGGAAAACCACTTTCTGGGTGGAAAATGGGGCAGCAGAAGCACCTGAGCCCTGGAAAACCTCTTTTTGGGAGGGAGGTGAGATGGAACTCCCTTCAGAACCCTGGGCAACCTTATCCTGTTTGGAGATCAGGGGAGCAGGAGCAGCTGGGCCTTGGACTGTCTCTTCCTCGGTGAGGGAAGGGGCAAAGCTGCCTGCAATACCCTGGACAACCTCTTTTTGGATACTAGGGCTGCCTTCGGAGCCCTGGACAACCTTGGTTGAGAGGGATGAGGCAGCAAGAGCACCAGGGCCTTGCACTACCTCTTTCCGGGTAGGGGAGAAGACAGGGACATTTTTAGAGTCCTGAAAAAATTTATTCCTTGGAGAGGATGGAGCAGAAAGAcctcctgggctggggacagcctCCCTTCTTGTAGAGGATGGAGTCAGAGGTTGTCCAGGGACTTTCACACCTTCGCTCTTTACCATGGGCAGGACAGTGGCAGCAGGGGGCTTCGTGAGCCCTTCCCTTTTTGAAGGGGGAATGACATGGGGAGTGAGCTGGGCCCTGGGGTGAGTGGGCACCACAGGCTGCTCTGGGGGGTGGGCTGGGTCCATGGAAAGGGCATGGGTCTGGAgtctgggagaggaggggactgGTGTTTGGCCCTGAGAAGCCTGGAGAgggagctgggtggggctggaggctGTCTGCACCCTTGGGTGCTCATAGGTCCTGGCATCCAGGGTTTTGCCCTGGGCTTGGTCTGGGTGGGCTATAGGGACATCCTGGTTCTGAAGTGGGTGACCATCTGCTGGGATGCCTGTAGGGGCCAGGGTAGAAGTGTCCTTTAATTCCGCTGTCTCTGTCTCTGATGGCTGCCTCAGGGCTACccctgctgtgctgcccaggcccGAGGTCCTTGGCACGGAAGCCACAGGCCTAGGCAGGTGGCTGGCAGGTGGGTTGTGCTCAGCAGGCACGAGGCTGGTTAGCAATTCCAGGGCCTGGCTGTGGCTGGGCGAGCCCTCGGCCCGGGGGCTCACCACCACTGCCCTCACCGTGCGGGCAACGTTGCGGCCCCTTGGCAGGGCCTCACCCGGAAGTGATGGTCCCACAGTCACAGAGCTGCTCATCCGCTTGTCCACGTGCCCTCCCACCATCGTGGTGGTCCGCACTGTGCGTGTCACCCGCCGTTCCTCGAGGCTCCAGGAGCTCCCACTAGTGAGACCCACACCTGGGTGAGGGCTTGGCTCtcggggcccaggcaggggcacTAAGAACTCAGTCCTGGCCATGGCTCCCAAGCCTGGGGGCTCAGTACTGGGAGGCTGGGTGCTGCCATCGCCCTGGTCCATGGCCTCCTTCTGCCTCCTCACTGGCCTTTTCTCCTTGGGGGGTGGCGTGTACTTCTTGGAAAAGATGGGCCCATGGCTCTGGAAGTTCTTGGAGCCAGCCCCATCCCGAGGGCCTTGGCAACTCACAGTCTCTTCTTCCCGTGTAGCAAAGCCATTGACTTCTCCACGATGGTGGCTGTGCTCAAACATCTCCTCCCGGGGGGCTTCCATCTGGGCCCCTGATACCAGGGACACCTTGTGAAAACGGTGTCTGATCTCTTCCTGGGCAGGGGGCCGCTGCCGCCACGTCAGTATGGCACTTACCACTCGCGCCTCAGCCCGGGCCGGGggcccacctgcctcctccatgTTGGGCCCTGGTGATCTGTCCTGTGGTGTCCTTGTCTCACTGTGGTCCAGCTCCCTGCAGATGGtgccaggaagaagagagataagGGTCAAAGGGTGGCGAGAATGGTTTCCCAAGTGCAGGGTCCTTCAAAGGGTGAAGCTGAAGCCTGCGCCTGAAAGGAGAgcgaaggaaggagaaaggaaggggcaTCTGGCCCACTGGTTGTGGAGGGGCTGGGACTGTGCCCGAGGAGTCCTGGGTCTAGTTCTCCAGGAGTTGAAAACCGAGAAACTGGAAAGCCAAAAACTGGGCAAGTGTCTTTCTAACCCCATTCCTGACcattaaaagggaagaaaggaaagatggcCTTTAGCCCCAAGCAGAGCTGGGGTCCCCCGGGCCTGTCGCtctctagctgggtgaccttgggcaggccaCTTCT
This region of Microcebus murinus isolate Inina chromosome 2, M.murinus_Inina_mat1.0, whole genome shotgun sequence genomic DNA includes:
- the CRYBG2 gene encoding beta/gamma crystallin domain-containing protein 2, encoding MAEGAKGEPGIPGPAPPEPAQTLHTQRPSTRRTRYCITVTLQGLGQAPGEEGEEPAQPAPHPCGPEESRGWREPLQGPRPITGCLTAQPWEPRLRAQRHQGSVAQRQELRAGRPPGSLRRRELDHSETRTPQDRSPGPNMEEAGGPPARAEARVVSAILTWRQRPPAQEEIRHRFHKVSLVSGAQMEAPREEMFEHSHHRGEVNGFATREEETVSCQGPRDGAGSKNFQSHGPIFSKKYTPPPKEKRPVRRQKEAMDQGDGSTQPPSTEPPGLGAMARTEFLVPLPGPREPSPHPGVGLTSGSSWSLEERRVTRTVRTTTMVGGHVDKRMSSSVTVGPSLPGEALPRGRNVARTVRAVVVSPRAEGSPSHSQALELLTSLVPAEHNPPASHLPRPVASVPRTSGLGSTAGVALRQPSETETAELKDTSTLAPTGIPADGHPLQNQDVPIAHPDQAQGKTLDARTYEHPRVQTASSPTQLPLQASQGQTPVPSSPRLQTHALSMDPAHPPEQPVVPTHPRAQLTPHVIPPSKREGLTKPPAATVLPMVKSEGVKVPGQPLTPSSTRREAVPSPGGLSAPSSPRNKFFQDSKNVPVFSPTRKEVVQGPGALAASSLSTKVVQGSEGSPSIQKEVVQGIAGSFAPSLTEEETVQGPAAPAPLISKQDKVAQGSEGSSISPPSQKEVFQGSGASAAPFSTQKVVFQDPPVLPAPSSSVDKVYPSPGGTPAPVATEAEASMEPQLVPDPTEGKMCPEPSREEDEVALDADLEIFLDTLRSMEPPEILRTHRLPRAPRSSYLAMYATLPAIEEDQPGPWVLGPGPQEVPALEEKEEEEEEEEPENPYLSDDEKLQRRQEKAGPSPSWDLRPARPSQASCSPLEMMKKHVAGAKGPHPELGLELQAGSRPASRLGGSLLFGSLVPATKEAPAPEPLGTKLSALPPHGAPGLRKVPGQLPLLCSERPPPERPAYSQSPEGWSPALKTQGKLNTRPGKVILFSEPGCQGGSREVWEDVADATGWAHVASIRVVRGCWVLYEEPEFRGRKMVLPEGDVELRAPGPTWGTQGFGSLRRVVRDYGIPEISLFSEEGLQGEQVKLTEALKDAQGLEKPLKVASATVSAGLWLLYPKPFFEDTPYILEPGEYPTSEAWGTTEPSVGSLEPMRLGCPSVEKPGEPKAVVYEAPGFQGRSWEVSRDIYNLQQPEDSQSPHLISVGSLRVLGGCWVGYEKEGFRGHQYLLEEGEYPDWTHWGGYDELLTSLRVIRTDFGDPAVLLFEATDFEGHGVEVSKALPDVELVRHGPRTQAIHVLSGVWVAYQEVGFSGEQFVLEKGVYRNCEDWGAGNSALASLQPVLQVGEHEVHFVSKIQLFSGPDFLGDHISFEDDQASLPASFHPQSCRVQGGSWILFDEKNFEGDQHILSEGEFPTLTAMGCLASTVLGSLRKVPLYFSEASIFLYGLECFEGKEIELSREVRSLQAEGFNNHVLSVRIKGGFWVLCEHSDFRGRQWLVGSCEITNWLTYSGTQRVGSLYPIKQRRVYFRLWNAALGGFLAVPDHVEDMKAGRVVVSDPRAGGSCIWYYEDGLLKNQVAPTMSLQVIGPPSPGSKVVLWAESRLPRQTWSINESGHICSQMFEGQILDVKGGRGYDRDHVVLWEPAKERVSQIWTIHVL